One part of the Pannonibacter sp. XCT-53 genome encodes these proteins:
- a CDS encoding EAL domain-containing protein yields the protein MAVGLKAIRRTALKAVQAASVSCAIAAAVTAAIVIGLHTPGWLQPLERALQEVRFALLDRDASGSVVYADIDAASLQQVGVWPWPRSVHGALVDRLREAGAGEIFFDIDFSSRSTEAEDARFAEALARAEGMVHLAVFRQPADPARPDAGDLVNKPQPRFLAHAWPVTVSLPVDGDGRIRAALFADEVEGEAILSLSAMAAGADGPVRQAFGIDYSIAPASIPRVSVADLLAGRVDVSLLAGRKVVIGASAQELRDFFNVPLHGVLPGALLQILATETLLSGRPMTGGYGYVLLAVVLAAGMAATLCGLTGWRGRLVLFAVLSVGLELGALGVQALVPVSLDTVPAQVALILLSLAALLREIGVRQLLVRLLRRQRARDLLVLDKVFADSFDGVIVIDARGVIRAASRSAEAIWHAPIRSGTMARAVLPPAVVAMLETALARSADSDATACLHEIVITPEDPSGGAGRDARLIEYAITASVLAGEDGDDPDAVACLTCRDITDKRKAEEAFAYLAAHDPITDLLDRRAFEEALQKRLERGEPRGGDYHLLVAGLERIDIIAASLGLSWADKVRAAVARELRQLGCEFVASVGDRQLALAGFPPGVAPADFCAEVLGRISQELVLDGHRLHISACFGLATLAPADKPDAAALLRQAGTALSWARKAGPGTTRQFDQAMLRALTRRRLLEIDLEEGVRQGQFHVVYQPQVHLQSGQIIGVEALLRWQHPELGPVSPAEFIPIAEESGLIEPLGAFALSEACRTVRGWNLPLRLAVNVSPIQVERGSVIEAVEAALRGSGLPPAQLDLELVESLFLGQADQVAASISHLRGLGCGLALDDFGSGYSSLGYIPRFPFSKIKIDRSFVEHVHEDRGSAAIVRSVVELARGFDITVIAEGIETRAQEEAVRRLGCDIGQGYLYGRPMSGKELLALQHAAA from the coding sequence ATGGCGGTTGGCTTGAAGGCGATCCGGCGCACCGCTCTCAAGGCGGTGCAGGCAGCATCCGTCAGCTGTGCGATAGCGGCTGCCGTCACGGCCGCGATCGTGATCGGCCTGCACACGCCGGGCTGGTTGCAGCCGCTCGAACGGGCCCTGCAGGAGGTGCGCTTTGCCCTGCTGGACCGCGACGCGTCGGGCAGCGTGGTCTATGCCGACATCGACGCGGCCAGCCTGCAACAGGTCGGGGTCTGGCCCTGGCCGCGCAGTGTCCATGGGGCGCTGGTCGATCGCCTGCGTGAGGCTGGTGCCGGCGAGATCTTCTTCGACATCGATTTCAGCAGCCGCTCCACGGAAGCCGAGGACGCCCGCTTTGCGGAGGCTCTCGCCCGCGCGGAGGGCATGGTGCATCTGGCGGTGTTCCGCCAGCCCGCCGATCCCGCCCGGCCCGACGCGGGCGACCTCGTCAACAAGCCGCAGCCCCGGTTCCTCGCCCACGCCTGGCCCGTGACGGTCAGCCTGCCTGTTGACGGCGACGGCCGCATCCGGGCGGCGCTGTTTGCCGATGAGGTCGAGGGGGAGGCGATCCTGTCGCTGTCGGCCATGGCGGCCGGGGCGGACGGCCCGGTGCGGCAGGCCTTCGGCATCGACTACAGCATTGCTCCGGCCAGCATTCCGCGCGTTTCGGTGGCCGATCTTCTGGCGGGGCGGGTCGATGTCTCCCTCCTTGCCGGGCGCAAGGTCGTCATCGGGGCGAGCGCGCAGGAGCTGCGCGACTTCTTCAACGTGCCGCTGCATGGCGTCCTTCCCGGTGCCCTGCTGCAGATCCTGGCAACGGAAACGCTCCTGTCCGGACGGCCGATGACCGGAGGCTACGGCTATGTCCTTCTGGCGGTCGTGCTGGCGGCCGGGATGGCGGCGACCCTGTGCGGCCTCACCGGCTGGCGCGGACGGCTTGTCCTCTTTGCCGTCCTCTCGGTCGGACTGGAGCTGGGTGCCCTCGGCGTGCAGGCGCTGGTGCCGGTCAGTCTCGACACGGTTCCGGCGCAGGTGGCGCTGATCCTCCTGTCGCTGGCGGCGCTCCTGCGCGAGATCGGCGTGCGCCAGCTGCTCGTGCGCCTCCTGCGCCGTCAGCGCGCCCGGGATCTGCTGGTGCTCGACAAGGTCTTTGCCGACAGTTTCGACGGGGTGATCGTCATCGACGCGCGCGGGGTGATCCGTGCCGCCAGCCGCAGCGCCGAGGCGATCTGGCATGCCCCGATCCGCAGCGGCACGATGGCGAGGGCAGTCCTGCCGCCGGCCGTCGTGGCCATGCTGGAGACCGCGCTGGCCAGATCGGCCGACAGCGACGCAACGGCCTGCCTGCACGAGATCGTCATCACCCCCGAGGATCCCTCAGGGGGCGCCGGCCGCGATGCCCGCCTGATCGAATACGCCATCACCGCCTCGGTGCTGGCCGGCGAGGACGGCGATGACCCGGACGCGGTCGCCTGCCTGACCTGCCGCGACATCACCGACAAGCGGAAGGCGGAAGAGGCCTTCGCCTATCTGGCTGCCCATGATCCGATCACCGACCTGCTGGACCGCCGTGCCTTCGAGGAGGCGCTGCAGAAACGGCTCGAGCGCGGGGAGCCCAGGGGCGGCGACTATCATCTTCTCGTCGCGGGGCTGGAGCGCATCGACATCATCGCCGCCTCGCTCGGCCTGAGCTGGGCGGACAAGGTCCGCGCGGCGGTGGCGCGCGAGCTGCGCCAGCTGGGCTGCGAGTTCGTCGCCAGTGTCGGTGACCGGCAGCTGGCGCTGGCCGGCTTCCCGCCGGGCGTCGCACCGGCAGACTTCTGCGCCGAGGTGCTCGGCCGCATCTCGCAGGAACTGGTGCTGGACGGTCACCGGCTGCACATCAGCGCCTGTTTCGGTCTGGCGACGCTGGCCCCGGCGGACAAGCCCGATGCGGCTGCGCTGCTGCGTCAGGCCGGCACGGCCCTGTCCTGGGCGCGCAAGGCCGGACCCGGCACGACCCGCCAGTTCGACCAGGCGATGCTGCGCGCGCTGACCCGGCGGCGCCTGCTGGAGATCGACCTGGAGGAAGGTGTCCGCCAGGGCCAGTTCCACGTGGTCTACCAGCCGCAGGTGCACCTGCAGTCCGGCCAGATCATCGGCGTCGAGGCGCTGTTGCGCTGGCAGCATCCCGAGCTTGGGCCCGTGTCTCCGGCAGAATTCATCCCGATCGCGGAGGAAAGCGGCCTGATCGAGCCGCTGGGCGCCTTTGCCCTCAGCGAGGCGTGCCGAACCGTCCGGGGCTGGAACCTGCCGCTGCGGCTGGCCGTCAACGTGTCGCCGATCCAGGTCGAGCGGGGCTCGGTGATCGAGGCTGTCGAGGCGGCGCTGCGCGGCTCCGGCCTGCCGCCGGCCCAGCTGGATCTGGAACTGGTGGAATCCCTGTTCCTCGGCCAGGCCGATCAGGTCGCCGCCAGCATCTCGCATCTGCGGGGCCTCGGCTGCGGTCTGGCGCTCGACGACTTCGGCTCCGGCTATTCCTCCCTCGGCTACATTCCGAGGTTTCCCTTCTCCAAGATCAAGATCGACCGGTCCTTCGTCGAGCATGTCCACGAGGACCGGGGCAGCGCGGCGATCGTGCGCAGCGTCGTGGAGCTGGCCCGCGGCTTCGACATCACGGTGATTGCCGAGGGCATCGAGACGCGGGCGCAGGAAGAGGCGGTGCGCCGGCTCGGCTGCGACATCGGCCAGGGCTATCTCTATGGCCGGCCGATGAGCGGCAAGGAGCTGCTCGCCCTGCAGCACGCCGCAGCCTGA
- a CDS encoding translocation/assembly module TamB domain-containing protein, giving the protein MRRILKALLYTALGTTALAGLALAVVPTPLGEGLIQRLANDALARPDGGARLEGLSISWSGDIRADSLTLSDAGGPYAVLSGLGLDWQPLALLAGEARIRSLAVERIALERRPVPARPDEADTGTEGGPMLPVASVRLETLRLPRIELAAAVAGVPVTLAADGSATAEAHPERLSARLAVQRIDGTPGSLAADVTLAPSEGTLDVTVKAGEPRGGLIARLAGLDDLPAVDFDLTGSGPLSDWAARLALALDGRPTVAGTARMAASADDSRSLSLDLSGDLAPLAPPAAGALVVGTTGLTASARLSPRFLPLDGSLRLTSDTLTLTATGTYAPDSGTIAVTSDLRLAADGGALIGIDTGSGLATLASLTGSVRLEGPLDRATWHASLETDRLSTPQGALASARLEATGVGANLTRSGFSLPVSATLRLAGIAPSDPRLSAFAGSGEMDLAGRVTLPGRGPVLQLARGSATLAPLGVTLGEGTLGSGPSNLTGELRVPDLSGLAGLAGRPLAGSLGVGFRAEGTPADSAGSLALSVAATDLSTGLAPLDGLLAGASQATATLTRAADGALGLRDLAVTTPAATLTGTLDLAPDAGSGSGDGLDGEIRVSLSDLGRLDPRLDGTLALEADLAGALARPALDVTATSGRIGLAGTPLTDLSLAFNGAADPAAPRGSLNLSARLNGAPLVARGDLDSQAGQARLSGFEAAVGGNRLTGDLVVGDLGKALETISGTLTLDAPDLSELSPLALTPLSGRLAARAVLSADAAGSRLKLTADGAGVSLPQAAADSLRVDVDLTDLASVPQAAGQVTATGLLAGGTRLASLSASASSDGSRTDFTLDARLPGAGKDGVTAAGSLTATGSGFDLALTRLDGLYTGLKTALVRPARLSYANGTARLDEVALALGSGSLVVQGTAGDTLALTGTLRAVPLALANSVRPGLGLAGTLSGSVQVSGPAKAPVAAWQLTGQGLSAAQLAASGIAPLGLESRGSLSGQRVEQSSRLTGDGGLTLTVAGPVGLGGSGSLGLDVTGTVPLALARLPLLRAGFRAEGTLAVSGRVGGSFAAPDYALSARPQGISLTEFSSGFTLRNVAGSLDVTRDRVVLNGLAAAIAAGGTVRAGGSIGLGAGLPADISVTVENGRYSDGRVVSADLGAALKIAGPLAGGGVLSGSVTISSANIAIPETLPGGLSPLAVRHVNAPKPVRDQVAELRQDTGGAAAGGGPGAGGGLGLDVTVNAPARIFVRGRGLDAELGGSLRIVGTTAAPQAVGGFALRRGQLDVLTRRLAFSRGNATFTGSLTPTLDFVATTTAGSTSINVTISGSAADPVIALTSSPALPQDEILAQLLFDKSMTSLSPTQIAQLAAAVATLTGGSDTGPLAQLRKSLGLDVVDVNLGATGGPSLAVGKYINDNIYLGVEQGAGRDSSRVKVDIDLSRSLKARGEVGANGSSKAGIYFEREY; this is encoded by the coding sequence TTGCGGCGCATTCTCAAAGCCCTGCTTTACACCGCCCTCGGCACCACGGCGCTGGCCGGGCTGGCGCTCGCCGTCGTGCCGACCCCGCTCGGGGAAGGTCTGATCCAGCGGCTGGCCAACGACGCCCTCGCCCGGCCGGACGGGGGAGCCCGGCTGGAGGGCCTGTCGATCTCGTGGTCCGGGGACATCCGGGCCGACAGCCTGACGCTGAGCGATGCCGGGGGCCCCTATGCCGTGCTGAGCGGCCTCGGGCTCGACTGGCAGCCGCTGGCGCTGCTTGCCGGCGAGGCCCGGATCCGCAGTCTGGCCGTCGAGCGCATCGCCCTTGAGCGTCGGCCCGTGCCGGCGCGGCCCGACGAGGCGGACACCGGGACTGAGGGCGGGCCGATGCTGCCGGTGGCCTCGGTGCGGCTCGAGACGCTGCGGCTGCCGCGGATCGAGCTGGCGGCCGCTGTTGCCGGCGTGCCCGTGACGCTCGCCGCCGATGGCTCCGCCACGGCAGAGGCCCATCCGGAGCGGCTGAGCGCCCGGCTCGCGGTGCAGCGCATCGACGGCACGCCGGGATCGCTCGCCGCCGACGTGACCCTTGCCCCGAGCGAGGGCACGCTGGATGTCACCGTCAAGGCGGGAGAGCCGCGCGGCGGCCTGATTGCGCGCCTTGCTGGCCTTGACGACCTGCCGGCGGTGGATTTCGACCTTACCGGCTCCGGCCCCCTGTCCGACTGGGCCGCGCGCCTCGCGCTTGCCCTTGACGGACGCCCCACGGTCGCAGGCACCGCCCGGATGGCGGCGTCCGCCGACGATAGCCGCAGCCTCAGCCTCGACCTGTCCGGCGATCTCGCGCCGCTCGCCCCGCCGGCTGCGGGCGCGCTTGTCGTCGGCACCACGGGGCTCACCGCCAGCGCCCGGCTGTCCCCCCGCTTCCTGCCGCTCGACGGCAGCCTCCGGCTGACCTCCGACACCCTGACCCTGACGGCGACGGGCACCTATGCCCCCGACAGCGGAACGATTGCAGTCACCTCGGACCTGCGGCTTGCGGCCGATGGCGGCGCGCTGATCGGCATCGACACCGGCTCGGGCCTGGCCACGCTTGCCAGCCTCACTGGCTCGGTCCGGCTGGAAGGACCGCTCGACCGCGCGACCTGGCACGCCAGCCTCGAGACCGACCGGCTGAGCACGCCGCAAGGTGCCCTCGCCTCCGCCCGGCTGGAGGCCACCGGGGTCGGCGCGAACCTCACCCGCAGCGGCTTCTCCCTGCCGGTCTCGGCCACCTTGCGCCTCGCCGGCATCGCCCCGAGCGATCCGCGTCTTTCTGCCTTTGCCGGCAGCGGCGAGATGGACCTCGCCGGCCGCGTCACCCTGCCGGGACGCGGTCCGGTGTTGCAGCTCGCCCGCGGCAGCGCGACGCTTGCCCCGCTCGGCGTGACGCTTGGCGAGGGCACGCTGGGATCCGGTCCCTCCAACCTGACGGGCGAGCTGCGCGTGCCTGACCTGTCGGGCCTTGCCGGCCTCGCCGGGCGGCCGCTGGCCGGCAGCCTCGGGGTTGGCTTCCGGGCGGAGGGGACGCCGGCGGACAGCGCCGGCAGTCTGGCCCTGTCCGTGGCCGCCACCGATCTGTCCACCGGCCTCGCGCCGCTGGATGGTCTGCTGGCCGGCGCGTCGCAGGCGACCGCGACGCTGACCCGCGCAGCCGATGGCGCGCTCGGCCTGCGCGACCTTGCCGTGACGACCCCGGCTGCGACCCTGACCGGCACCCTCGATCTTGCGCCTGATGCCGGGAGCGGGTCCGGGGATGGGCTGGACGGCGAGATCCGGGTGTCCCTGTCCGATCTCGGCCGCCTTGACCCGCGCCTTGACGGCACGCTGGCGCTCGAGGCGGACCTTGCGGGGGCGCTCGCCCGGCCCGCGCTCGACGTGACGGCCACCTCCGGGCGCATCGGCCTTGCCGGCACGCCGCTCACCGACCTGTCGCTTGCCTTCAATGGCGCAGCCGATCCGGCGGCCCCGCGTGGCTCGCTCAATCTCTCCGCCCGCCTCAACGGCGCGCCGCTGGTCGCCCGGGGTGATCTGGACAGCCAGGCCGGACAGGCCCGCCTCAGCGGCTTCGAGGCCGCCGTCGGCGGCAACCGGCTGACGGGCGATCTGGTGGTCGGCGACCTCGGCAAGGCGCTCGAGACCATTTCCGGCACACTGACCCTGGACGCGCCGGACTTGTCCGAGCTGTCGCCGCTGGCCCTGACGCCGCTCTCCGGCCGGCTTGCGGCCCGGGCGGTCCTCTCCGCCGACGCGGCCGGTTCGCGCCTGAAGCTGACGGCGGACGGGGCCGGCGTGAGCCTGCCGCAGGCCGCCGCCGACAGCCTGCGGGTCGACGTCGATCTCACGGATCTGGCCTCGGTGCCGCAGGCCGCGGGCCAGGTGACGGCGACCGGTCTTCTGGCTGGCGGCACACGCCTCGCGTCCCTGTCGGCGAGCGCAAGCAGCGACGGCAGCCGCACCGATTTCACCCTCGACGCCCGCCTGCCCGGCGCAGGCAAGGACGGGGTCACCGCAGCCGGCAGCCTGACGGCCACGGGTTCCGGCTTCGATCTTGCCCTGACACGGCTCGACGGGCTCTACACCGGCCTCAAGACCGCGCTGGTGCGCCCTGCCCGCCTCTCCTATGCCAACGGAACCGCCCGGCTGGACGAGGTCGCGCTGGCGCTCGGCTCCGGCTCGCTGGTGGTTCAGGGCACGGCCGGCGACACGCTCGCCCTCACGGGAACACTGCGCGCCGTGCCGCTGGCGCTCGCCAACTCCGTCCGTCCGGGCCTCGGTCTTGCCGGCACGCTGAGCGGTTCGGTGCAGGTGAGCGGCCCGGCCAAGGCGCCCGTCGCCGCCTGGCAGCTCACCGGTCAGGGCCTGTCGGCGGCGCAGCTTGCGGCCAGCGGCATCGCGCCGCTCGGGCTTGAGAGCCGGGGCAGCCTGTCCGGCCAGCGGGTGGAGCAGTCCAGCCGCCTCACCGGCGACGGCGGCCTGACGCTGACGGTCGCCGGCCCGGTCGGCCTTGGCGGCAGCGGCTCGCTCGGACTTGACGTGACCGGCACCGTTCCGCTCGCGCTTGCCCGGTTGCCGCTCCTGCGCGCCGGCTTCAGGGCCGAGGGGACGCTGGCGGTGTCCGGTCGGGTCGGCGGCTCCTTCGCCGCGCCCGACTATGCGCTGAGCGCCCGGCCACAGGGCATCAGCCTGACCGAGTTCTCCTCCGGCTTCACCCTGCGCAACGTCGCCGGCAGCCTCGACGTGACCCGGGACCGGGTGGTGCTCAACGGGCTTGCCGCTGCCATTGCCGCCGGCGGGACCGTGCGGGCGGGCGGCTCGATCGGTCTGGGGGCCGGGTTGCCGGCCGACATCTCGGTGACGGTCGAGAACGGCCGCTACAGCGATGGCCGCGTCGTGTCGGCCGATCTCGGAGCGGCGCTGAAGATCGCCGGACCGCTGGCGGGCGGCGGCGTGCTCTCGGGCAGCGTGACCATCAGCAGTGCCAACATCGCCATCCCGGAAACGCTGCCCGGCGGCCTGTCGCCGCTGGCGGTGCGCCATGTCAACGCGCCGAAGCCGGTGCGCGACCAGGTGGCCGAACTCCGCCAGGACACCGGCGGTGCGGCGGCCGGCGGCGGCCCGGGCGCGGGCGGCGGTCTCGGCCTCGACGTCACCGTGAACGCGCCCGCCCGCATCTTCGTGCGCGGCCGCGGCCTCGATGCGGAGCTGGGCGGATCGCTGCGGATCGTGGGCACCACGGCCGCGCCCCAGGCCGTCGGCGGGTTTGCGCTGCGCCGGGGTCAGCTCGACGTCCTGACGCGACGCCTCGCCTTCTCGCGCGGCAACGCCACCTTCACCGGGTCGCTCACGCCCACCCTCGATTTCGTTGCCACCACCACGGCCGGCTCGACCTCGATCAACGTGACCATCAGCGGCAGTGCGGCCGATCCGGTCATTGCGCTGACCTCGTCGCCGGCGCTGCCGCAGGACGAGATCCTGGCCCAGCTCCTGTTCGACAAGAGCATGACCAGCCTCTCGCCCACCCAGATCGCCCAGCTCGCCGCCGCCGTGGCCACGCTCACCGGCGGCAGCGACACCGGGCCGCTGGCGCAGCTGCGCAAGTCGCTTGGCCTCGATGTGGTCGACGTGAACCTCGGGGCCACCGGCGGCCCGTCCCTCGCGGTCGGCAAGTACATCAACGACAACATCTACCTCGGCGTCGAGCAGGGGGCCGGACGTGATTCGTCGCGGGTGAAGGTCGACATCGACCTGTCCCGCAGCCTCAAGGCCCGGGGCGAGGTCGGCGCCAACGGCTCCAGCAAGGCCGGCATCTATTTCGAGCGGGAATACTGA
- a CDS encoding FecR domain-containing protein, with translation MPLPRGVTLATRGGAKAVLARAGETVLVAPNTTIAISSLKSTDRTTTLLQRDGTVTVDVQKRGQPHFTVETPYLAAVVKGTRFDVSVRRGAAEVRVDRGLVQVVDMDTGERSQVGPGQSASTTDGVGLSVAGSGSTPTVETGRAPASSLNPTVQGSSSAPAADTRASDTTSRPGSGTGTGSTPDNSGGNGNSGGSGNSGGNGNGNSGGNGNGNSGGNGNGNSGGNGNGNSGGNGSGNSGGNGNGNSGGNGNGNGNGNSGGNGNGNSGGNGNGNSGGNGNGNSGGNGNGNSGGNGNGNSGGNGNGNSGGNGNGNSGGNGNGNSGGNGNGNSGGNGNGNSGGNGNGNSGGNDNGNDRS, from the coding sequence ATGCCTTTGCCGCGCGGCGTGACGCTGGCCACGCGCGGGGGTGCCAAGGCGGTGCTGGCCCGCGCCGGGGAGACCGTGCTGGTCGCGCCCAATACGACCATCGCCATTTCGAGCCTGAAGTCGACGGACCGCACGACGACGCTGCTGCAGCGCGACGGGACGGTCACGGTTGACGTCCAGAAACGCGGGCAGCCGCATTTCACGGTCGAGACGCCCTATCTCGCTGCCGTCGTCAAGGGAACCCGCTTTGACGTCTCGGTGCGGCGCGGCGCGGCAGAAGTGCGGGTCGACCGGGGGCTGGTGCAGGTTGTCGACATGGACACCGGCGAGCGGTCTCAGGTTGGCCCTGGACAGAGCGCCAGCACCACGGACGGGGTGGGTCTGTCCGTGGCCGGGAGCGGCAGCACGCCGACCGTCGAGACCGGCCGCGCCCCTGCCTCCTCCCTGAACCCGACCGTGCAGGGCAGCAGCAGCGCCCCCGCCGCCGACACCAGAGCCTCCGACACCACCTCGCGCCCCGGATCAGGCACGGGCACCGGGTCGACACCTGACAATTCCGGCGGCAACGGCAATTCCGGTGGCAGCGGCAATTCTGGTGGCAACGGCAACGGCAATTCTGGCGGCAACGGCAACGGCAACTCCGGCGGCAATGGCAACGGCAACTCCGGCGGCAATGGCAACGGCAACTCCGGCGGCAATGGCAGCGGCAATTCCGGCGGCAATGGCAACGGCAACTCCGGCGGCAACGGCAACGGCAACGGCAACGGCAATTCCGGCGGCAACGGCAACGGCAATTCCGGCGGCAACGGCAACGGCAATTCCGGCGGCAACGGCAACGGCAATTCCGGTGGCAATGGCAACGGCAACTCCGGCGGCAATGGCAACGGCAATTCCGGTGGCAATGGCAACGGCAACTCCGGCGGCAATGGCAACGGCAATTCCGGCGGCAACGGCAACGGCAACTCCGGTGGCAACGGCAACGGGAACTCCGGCGGCAATGGCAACGGCAACTCCGGTGGCAATGGCAACGGCAATTCCGGTGGCAATGACAACGGCAATGACCGGTCCTGA
- a CDS encoding Ldh family oxidoreductase produces MSDTEILTLSEAHALAVSALCASRTAPDVAESVARALVAAEADGQAGHGLSRIPSYAAQARSGKVDGFARPVLVEATPALVRVDAGLGFAYPAFDLALAALPQPARKLGIAMAAVRRSHHFGQAGAHCEALAAQGLVAFVFGNAPKAIAPWGGRRPLFGTNPIAFAAPVAPGEPPLVIDLAVSRVAKGKIMAAEKAGRPIPEGWALDAEGRPTTDPAAAMAGTMIPIGEAKGAALALMIEVMAAAVVGASLAFEATSLFDAEGPAPDLGQLVLAIDPGLTSGGVFYERMAVLVAAIGAEEGARLPGSRRLEARARAAREGLAVPRPILREIRAIAGA; encoded by the coding sequence ATGTCCGACACCGAGATCCTGACCCTGTCCGAAGCCCATGCGCTGGCGGTGAGCGCGCTCTGCGCCAGCCGGACCGCACCCGATGTGGCCGAAAGCGTTGCCCGTGCGCTGGTCGCAGCCGAGGCGGACGGGCAGGCCGGCCATGGTCTCTCCCGCATCCCCTCCTACGCAGCGCAGGCCCGCAGCGGCAAGGTCGATGGCTTCGCCCGCCCGGTGCTGGTCGAGGCGACCCCCGCACTGGTCCGCGTCGATGCCGGTCTGGGGTTTGCCTATCCGGCCTTCGACCTCGCCCTTGCCGCCCTGCCGCAGCCGGCCCGCAAGCTCGGCATCGCCATGGCCGCCGTGCGCCGGTCGCATCATTTCGGTCAGGCCGGCGCCCATTGCGAGGCGCTGGCCGCGCAGGGGCTCGTTGCCTTCGTCTTCGGCAACGCGCCGAAGGCCATTGCCCCCTGGGGCGGACGCCGGCCGCTGTTCGGCACCAATCCGATTGCCTTTGCCGCCCCCGTCGCCCCCGGCGAGCCGCCGCTGGTCATCGATCTGGCCGTGTCACGCGTTGCCAAGGGCAAGATCATGGCGGCCGAGAAGGCGGGCCGGCCGATCCCGGAAGGCTGGGCGCTCGATGCCGAGGGCCGGCCCACCACCGATCCCGCAGCAGCCATGGCCGGCACGATGATCCCCATCGGCGAGGCCAAGGGCGCGGCGCTGGCGCTGATGATCGAGGTGATGGCTGCAGCCGTGGTGGGGGCAAGCCTCGCCTTCGAGGCCACCAGCCTGTTCGACGCGGAGGGACCGGCCCCCGATCTCGGCCAGCTTGTCCTGGCGATCGACCCGGGCCTCACCTCCGGCGGCGTCTTCTACGAGCGCATGGCGGTGCTCGTCGCGGCAATCGGGGCGGAAGAGGGGGCGCGTCTGCCGGGCAGCCGCCGGCTCGAGGCGCGCGCCCGCGCGGCGCGCGAGGGCCTTGCCGTTCCGCGGCCGATCCTGCGCGAGATCCGGGCCATCGCCGGCGCCTAG
- a CDS encoding NAD-dependent succinate-semialdehyde dehydrogenase, which translates to MALDTDLVKQKLFVDGAWLDADSGQTIRVDNPATLETIGTVPKAGRAETRRAIEAAHRALAGWRALTAEDRAARMHRLCDAIMARHDALAELLTTEMGKPLAEAKGEIALGVKYIRFFAEEGKRIYGDVIPSPWAGKRILVTKEPVGVVGAITPWNFPNSMIARKLGAALGAGCTIVIKPASQTPYSALAFGAMAEAAGIPAGVINVVTGSAAEIAAEMCEHPLLRKITFTGSTEVGKLLASEAGKHMKKVSMELGGNAPFIVFDDADLDAAVAGAMISKFRNSGQTCVCANRLYVQAGVYDAFAARLKAAVEAQLKVGDGRKDGITQGPLIDTGAVAKVEEHIADALAKGGALLTGGSRIGTEGSFFQPTIVTGATAAMKVAREETFGPLAPLFRFETEEEAIRLANDTEYGLACYFYSQNLGRVFRVMEALEYGLVGINEGLITTEVAPFGGVKDSGMGREGSKYGVDDYLNIKYACVGGLGL; encoded by the coding sequence ATGGCGCTTGATACAGATTTGGTGAAACAGAAGCTTTTCGTGGACGGCGCCTGGCTGGACGCCGACAGCGGGCAGACGATCCGCGTCGACAATCCGGCCACACTGGAGACCATCGGCACCGTTCCGAAGGCGGGCCGGGCCGAGACCCGTCGCGCCATCGAGGCCGCGCACCGGGCGCTGGCCGGCTGGAGGGCCCTGACCGCGGAGGACCGGGCGGCGCGCATGCACAGGCTCTGCGACGCGATCATGGCCAGGCATGACGCCCTTGCCGAACTGCTGACGACCGAGATGGGCAAGCCGCTGGCCGAGGCCAAGGGCGAGATCGCGCTTGGCGTGAAGTACATCCGCTTCTTCGCCGAGGAGGGCAAGCGCATCTATGGCGACGTGATCCCCTCCCCCTGGGCGGGCAAGCGGATCCTCGTGACCAAGGAGCCGGTCGGCGTTGTCGGGGCCATCACCCCCTGGAACTTCCCGAACTCGATGATCGCGCGCAAGCTGGGCGCGGCCCTCGGGGCCGGTTGCACCATCGTCATCAAGCCGGCCAGCCAGACGCCCTACTCGGCCCTCGCCTTCGGCGCGATGGCGGAGGCGGCCGGCATTCCGGCCGGGGTCATCAACGTGGTCACCGGCTCGGCGGCCGAGATCGCGGCGGAGATGTGCGAGCACCCGCTCCTGCGCAAGATCACCTTCACCGGCTCCACCGAAGTCGGCAAGCTGCTCGCCAGCGAGGCGGGCAAGCACATGAAGAAGGTGTCGATGGAGCTGGGCGGCAACGCGCCCTTCATCGTCTTCGATGACGCCGATCTCGACGCCGCCGTGGCCGGGGCGATGATTTCCAAGTTCCGTAACTCCGGCCAGACCTGCGTCTGCGCCAACCGGCTCTATGTCCAGGCCGGCGTCTATGACGCCTTTGCCGCCAGGCTGAAGGCGGCCGTCGAGGCGCAGCTCAAGGTCGGCGACGGCCGCAAGGACGGCATCACCCAGGGCCCGCTGATCGACACCGGCGCGGTCGCCAAGGTGGAGGAGCACATCGCCGACGCGCTCGCCAAGGGCGGGGCGCTGCTCACCGGCGGCAGCCGCATCGGCACAGAGGGCAGCTTCTTCCAGCCGACCATCGTCACCGGGGCGACGGCAGCGATGAAGGTGGCGCGGGAGGAGACCTTCGGCCCGCTTGCGCCGCTGTTCCGCTTCGAGACCGAGGAGGAGGCGATCCGCCTTGCCAACGACACCGAATATGGCCTCGCCTGCTATTTCTATTCGCAGAACCTCGGCCGGGTGTTCCGCGTGATGGAGGCGCTGGAGTATGGCCTGGTGGGCATCAACGAGGGTCTCATCACCACGGAAGTCGCCCCCTTCGGCGGGGTGAAGGACAGCGGCATGGGCCGTGAGGGCTCGAAGTACGGCGTCGATGACTACCTGAACATCAAGTACGCCTGCGTCGGCGGCCTCGGCCTCTGA